One genomic segment of Kordiimonas sp. SCSIO 12603 includes these proteins:
- a CDS encoding biotin--[acetyl-CoA-carboxylase] ligase has product MPHGVGARFFNSLDSTNIKATELATTGDKGPVWLVAGTQDAGRGRQGRVWTSKPGNLYTSLLFAPHIKPVDAGALPFITALAVRETFVGLGLENEQVQCKWPNDILINHKKASGILIESSAGSNGYLDHVIIGIGMNLLHSPTDAAFKATSFFEETKKTVEVRDALQLLAHNMKKRLDSWIVGQFEPIGREWTENAWGLGEKREIRTTRDTFEGTLLGLDSHGGLKISVPTGEEQTIYAADIFPSLSGN; this is encoded by the coding sequence ATGCCGCATGGTGTCGGGGCTCGCTTTTTTAATAGCTTAGATAGCACGAATATTAAGGCGACGGAGCTAGCAACTACTGGTGATAAAGGCCCGGTATGGCTTGTTGCTGGTACGCAAGATGCTGGCAGAGGGCGTCAAGGTAGGGTTTGGACATCAAAGCCCGGTAATCTATACACTTCCTTACTGTTCGCACCACATATCAAGCCTGTAGATGCTGGTGCATTGCCGTTTATCACTGCTCTTGCTGTACGAGAGACATTCGTTGGCCTGGGGCTTGAAAACGAGCAAGTGCAGTGTAAATGGCCAAATGACATCCTGATTAATCACAAAAAGGCCAGCGGTATTTTGATTGAAAGTTCTGCCGGAAGTAATGGCTATCTCGATCATGTGATTATCGGCATCGGTATGAATTTGTTACATAGCCCGACGGACGCTGCTTTTAAAGCTACCTCGTTTTTTGAAGAGACGAAGAAAACTGTTGAAGTAAGAGATGCGCTTCAGCTCCTCGCTCATAATATGAAAAAACGATTAGATAGCTGGATAGTAGGCCAGTTTGAACCTATTGGGCGAGAATGGACTGAAAATGCTTGGGGTTTAGGCGAAAAGAGAGAGATTAGAACCACTAGAGATACATTTGAGGGCACACTTTTGGGCCTTGATAGCCATGGTGGTTTAAAAATTTCAGTTCCAACTGGTGAAGAACAGACTATATATGCGGCTGATATCTTCCCAAGTTTATCTGGTAATTAG
- the nuoN gene encoding NADH-quinone oxidoreductase subunit NuoN, whose amino-acid sequence MNGELNLFVALPEIIMAVWAMALLMLGVFQGDKSYNQISNLTIVGFIVCAIVMLVNVGGERQVAFGGMFISDAFAVFMKTLVYAGGAVVLLISTTYLKDHKIARFEFPILVMLASLGMLLMISANSLMSLYVGLELQSLSLYVLAAMNRDRTRSTEAGLKYFLLGALSSGMLLYGISLIYGFTGTVDFDALAQVLKTEGASNIGAVIGLVFMLAGLAFKVSAVPFHMWTPDVYEGSPTPVTAFFAAAPKVAALALFIRVMVGAFPGLMHEWQQIVIFISIASMLVGAFIALVQTNIKRLLAYSSIGHIGYALVGLAAGTQAGVESVLIYIAIYLTMTLGTFASVLTMRRSEGMVENISDLAGLSRNNLPMAVALAIFMFSLAGIPLLAGFWGKWYVFLAAVEAGLWPVALIGLLASVVSAFYYLRVVKIMFFDEPAASFDGNHGRSVSFVIGVSALINSPVSYILLVAPLITAAGWASKALLF is encoded by the coding sequence ATGAACGGTGAATTAAATCTATTCGTTGCTTTGCCAGAAATTATCATGGCAGTTTGGGCGATGGCTCTTTTGATGCTGGGTGTATTTCAGGGTGACAAGAGCTATAACCAGATTTCTAATCTAACAATCGTGGGCTTTATTGTATGTGCGATTGTGATGCTGGTGAATGTCGGTGGTGAACGTCAGGTTGCTTTTGGCGGCATGTTTATCTCTGATGCATTTGCAGTGTTTATGAAAACGCTGGTGTATGCTGGCGGCGCGGTTGTGCTTCTGATCTCAACCACATACCTAAAAGACCATAAAATCGCTCGTTTTGAATTCCCAATTCTGGTGATGCTTGCGTCTCTCGGTATGTTGCTGATGATTTCGGCGAACAGTCTTATGTCTCTTTACGTAGGCCTAGAGCTTCAGTCTCTATCTCTCTATGTACTGGCGGCAATGAACCGTGACCGTACACGCTCTACAGAAGCGGGCCTGAAATACTTCCTTCTTGGTGCACTAAGTTCTGGTATGCTGCTTTATGGTATTTCGCTGATTTACGGCTTTACTGGTACAGTAGACTTTGATGCTCTTGCTCAGGTTCTGAAAACAGAAGGTGCATCTAATATTGGTGCGGTTATTGGCCTTGTGTTTATGCTGGCTGGCCTTGCATTCAAAGTATCTGCAGTTCCATTCCATATGTGGACGCCGGATGTTTATGAAGGTTCTCCAACCCCTGTAACGGCATTCTTTGCTGCAGCGCCTAAGGTAGCAGCACTCGCGCTCTTCATCCGTGTGATGGTTGGTGCATTCCCTGGTCTTATGCATGAGTGGCAACAGATTGTGATCTTTATCTCAATCGCTTCTATGCTTGTTGGTGCTTTCATTGCGCTTGTTCAAACAAACATTAAGCGTCTGCTTGCCTATTCTTCTATCGGCCATATTGGTTATGCCCTTGTTGGTTTGGCGGCAGGTACACAAGCTGGTGTTGAAAGCGTGCTGATCTATATCGCGATCTATCTAACCATGACGCTAGGTACTTTCGCATCAGTACTTACTATGCGCCGCAGCGAAGGTATGGTTGAGAATATCTCTGACCTTGCCGGCCTGTCTCGTAACAACCTGCCGATGGCAGTGGCACTCGCGATCTTTATGTTCTCACTTGCAGGTATCCCGCTCCTCGCTGGTTTCTGGGGTAAGTGGTATGTGTTCCTTGCAGCTGTAGAAGCAGGCCTGTGGCCAGTGGCTCTGATTGGTCTCCTCGCTAGTGTGGTAAGTGCATTCTATTACCTGCGCGTTGTTAAGATCATGTTCTTTGATGAACCAGCTGCGAGCTTTGATGGCAACCATGGCCGCTCTGTATCGTTTGTGATTGGTGTGTCTGCGCTGATTAACTCACCAGTGAGTTATATTCTGCTTGTTGCACCGCTAATTACAGCGGCTGGTTGGGCGTCTAAGGCGCTGTTGTTCTAG
- a CDS encoding ribonuclease J, with translation MAYLKPKDKSLYFLPLGGSGEIGMNLNLYGHKGKWLMVDCGMMFGGEYTPGVDLIFPDPAFIEDEKKHISGLVLTHGHEDHIGAVPYLWDRFRCPVYATAFTAELVKDKLNEAGLLDEVELIIVEPSQAYDIGPFDVTYVPLAHSIAEGHGIVIRTESGTIFHTGDWKLDANPIIGPACPADTLTQLGEEGVLALVGDSTNVFNPESSGSEADVQQNLIEVAKGQKNRVVITTFASNVARLETIGAVAKATGRSLALMGRSMHRVYNAGRATGYFKDFPPLVDEEHISDIPRDRILIACTGCQGEPRAAIARIARDEHKNVHLSPDDTVIFSSKIIPGNELVLGSLFNNLSSKKINVITEKDAFIHVSGHPGQADLKQMYEWVKPQTAIPVHGEARHLIRHAKFAREMGVKHTCVPKNGDIFEITVDGIHLVDEVPVGRLALDGKYISSVDDNAIVERRRAAVSGFITVSLILDDDGVLLAEPAVAMLGIPKGYDPVFQDAIIDAVETAIERLNARGLKANRDIEETCRITIRRFCRTEIGKNPGVATLITYERDMDLE, from the coding sequence ATGGCCTACCTAAAACCAAAAGATAAAAGCCTTTATTTTCTGCCGCTTGGTGGTTCAGGCGAAATTGGAATGAACCTCAACTTATATGGCCATAAAGGCAAATGGTTGATGGTAGACTGCGGTATGATGTTTGGGGGAGAATATACTCCTGGTGTTGACCTTATTTTCCCTGATCCTGCCTTTATTGAGGACGAGAAGAAGCATATCTCTGGCTTGGTATTAACCCACGGTCATGAAGACCATATTGGGGCGGTACCTTATCTGTGGGATCGGTTCCGTTGTCCGGTTTATGCTACAGCTTTTACCGCCGAGCTAGTTAAAGACAAGTTGAACGAAGCAGGCCTTCTTGATGAAGTCGAGCTCATAATTGTTGAGCCATCTCAGGCTTATGATATTGGGCCATTTGATGTGACGTATGTTCCTCTTGCGCATTCTATCGCGGAAGGGCACGGCATTGTTATACGTACAGAAAGTGGTACGATTTTCCATACAGGTGATTGGAAACTTGATGCTAACCCAATTATTGGGCCGGCATGCCCAGCCGATACACTTACTCAGCTAGGCGAAGAGGGTGTTCTCGCACTTGTTGGGGACAGTACAAATGTCTTTAATCCAGAAAGTTCAGGTTCTGAAGCAGATGTGCAACAAAACCTGATCGAAGTGGCAAAAGGACAGAAGAACAGGGTAGTGATTACCACCTTTGCCTCTAATGTTGCGCGGTTAGAAACAATTGGTGCAGTTGCTAAGGCTACAGGCCGTAGCTTAGCTCTTATGGGACGTTCTATGCACCGTGTTTATAATGCAGGTAGAGCAACTGGTTATTTTAAAGATTTTCCGCCGCTTGTTGACGAAGAGCATATCTCGGATATCCCACGTGATCGTATTTTGATTGCTTGTACCGGATGCCAAGGCGAACCGAGGGCAGCAATTGCCCGTATTGCCCGGGATGAGCACAAGAATGTTCATCTAAGCCCAGATGATACGGTTATCTTTTCTTCAAAAATTATTCCTGGTAATGAACTGGTTTTGGGAAGCTTGTTTAATAATTTATCATCAAAAAAGATCAACGTTATCACAGAGAAAGATGCTTTTATTCATGTATCAGGTCATCCTGGGCAGGCTGACCTTAAGCAAATGTATGAATGGGTAAAGCCGCAAACGGCTATTCCTGTGCACGGTGAAGCACGGCATTTGATACGTCATGCAAAGTTCGCTCGTGAAATGGGTGTGAAGCATACATGTGTGCCAAAGAATGGCGATATTTTTGAGATTACGGTGGACGGTATTCATCTGGTTGATGAAGTGCCTGTTGGTCGTTTGGCACTGGACGGGAAATATATCTCGTCTGTTGATGATAACGCGATTGTTGAGCGTCGCAGGGCTGCTGTGAGCGGGTTTATTACTGTTAGTCTTATACTGGATGATGATGGTGTGCTGCTAGCGGAGCCTGCAGTTGCTATGCTTGGGATTCCGAAGGGGTATGATCCGGTTTTTCAGGACGCAATAATTGATGCTGTTGAAACAGCGATCGAGCGCCTGAATGCCAGAGGCTTAAAAGCAAATAGAGATATCGAAGAAACTTGCAGAATTACCATTAGAAGGTTCTGCCGCACTGAAATAGGGAAAAACCCAGGCGTAGCCACGTTGATTACCTACGAACGAGATATGGATTTAGAATAG
- a CDS encoding DUF1467 family protein translates to MNIATIILVFVISWWMVFFAALPIGVRAQDETDEEITEGTVPSAPSNPNLKKKMFWTTIVAILVTVGYYYLATSGLISFRGMKPS, encoded by the coding sequence ATGAACATAGCGACAATTATATTGGTGTTTGTTATTTCCTGGTGGATGGTCTTTTTTGCTGCGCTGCCTATTGGTGTGAGGGCACAAGACGAAACCGATGAGGAAATAACAGAAGGTACTGTACCTAGTGCTCCTTCTAATCCAAATCTGAAGAAGAAAATGTTCTGGACCACCATCGTAGCTATACTGGTGACAGTTGGGTATTATTATTTGGCGACTTCAGGACTGATCAGCTTTAGAGGCATGAAGCCTTCATAA
- a CDS encoding type III pantothenate kinase has protein sequence MLLTIDVGNTNTVFALLEGEKTVEFWRLSTVDQRTVEEYMVWISHLMALHDRSPKDVHGAIIASVVPQVVRPLKQLCEKYFNTSPLVVGDPGVDIGVEVDVTNPGEVGADRLVNAVAANDMYGGPLVVVDFGTATTFDVVGETGAYLGGLICPGINLSLSALHQAAAKLPRIAVTAPEDDRCTGKTTLEAMQYGIFWGYIGMIEGIVQRLKKEHSEDMKVLATGGLAPVFADWTDAIDEVSSDLTLEGLRIIFDNNNK, from the coding sequence ATGCTGCTAACCATTGATGTAGGAAATACCAACACTGTTTTTGCTTTGCTTGAAGGCGAGAAGACAGTGGAATTTTGGCGTTTATCTACGGTGGATCAGCGAACTGTAGAGGAATATATGGTTTGGATCAGCCACTTGATGGCTCTTCATGATCGTTCCCCTAAAGACGTGCACGGTGCGATCATTGCCAGTGTGGTACCGCAGGTGGTGAGGCCGCTAAAGCAGCTCTGTGAGAAGTATTTTAATACCTCGCCTCTTGTGGTGGGTGATCCGGGTGTGGATATCGGTGTTGAGGTTGATGTTACCAACCCAGGGGAAGTTGGCGCAGACAGGCTCGTGAATGCAGTAGCAGCCAATGATATGTATGGTGGGCCACTTGTTGTGGTAGATTTTGGTACGGCAACAACTTTTGATGTGGTCGGGGAAACGGGCGCTTACCTTGGCGGCCTGATTTGCCCTGGTATCAATCTTTCTCTTTCTGCTCTTCATCAAGCCGCCGCAAAACTTCCTCGGATTGCCGTAACCGCGCCAGAAGATGATCGCTGCACGGGTAAAACCACGCTGGAAGCTATGCAGTATGGTATTTTCTGGGGCTATATTGGGATGATTGAAGGCATTGTGCAGCGCCTGAAGAAAGAGCACTCAGAAGATATGAAAGTGCTTGCGACAGGGGGCTTGGCACCTGTTTTCGCTGACTGGACCGATGCCATTGATGAAGTTAGTAGTGACCTGACTCTCGAAGGTCTTCGTATAATTTTTGATAATAACAATAAATAA
- a CDS encoding NADH-quinone oxidoreductase subunit M — MLFIENHLLSFMMIIPLIGAAIIMMIKHQDKEIEKRNIRQVALWTTVATFLLSILLWAGFDSTTADFQFVEKYNWVGEDIKYYVGVDGISMLFVVLSAFLMPIVVLASWDSVQNRVAEYMIAFLVLETLMIGVFSALDIFLFYVFFEGGLIPMYLLIGVWGGANRVYASFKFFLYTLLGSVVMLVAVLYMFIETGTTEIPALMTHGFDTDVQNWLWLAFFASFAVKMPMWPVHTWLPDAHVQAPTGGSVILAGVLLKMGGYGFLRFSLPMFPEATEHFAWLVFALSIVAIVYTSLVALVQEDIKKLIAYSSVAHMGFVTIGIFLLNPNGIEGAIFTMLSHGIVSGALFLCVGVIYDRLHTREIARYGGLAINMKMYAATFVIFTMASVGLPGTSGFVGEFLVLNGAYTVNTWVAFGATTGVILGAAYMLYLVRRVIFGELDKDDVKAMPDLNLREKIIIAPLIAIVIWMGVYPNSFLEPIHTSVNSLIETHFSANTEHAAAPAPQSAAR, encoded by the coding sequence ATGTTATTTATTGAAAATCACCTGCTCAGCTTCATGATGATTATCCCGCTTATTGGTGCGGCGATTATCATGATGATTAAGCATCAGGATAAAGAAATTGAGAAGCGGAACATCCGTCAGGTTGCTCTGTGGACGACGGTTGCAACGTTCCTGCTCAGTATTCTACTTTGGGCTGGCTTCGATAGCACAACAGCAGATTTCCAGTTTGTTGAAAAATATAACTGGGTTGGCGAAGACATTAAGTATTACGTGGGTGTGGACGGTATTTCCATGCTGTTCGTCGTACTTTCAGCCTTCCTTATGCCAATCGTTGTTCTTGCAAGCTGGGATAGCGTTCAGAACCGCGTAGCGGAATATATGATTGCCTTCTTGGTGTTAGAGACACTGATGATCGGTGTATTCTCTGCACTGGATATTTTCCTTTTCTATGTGTTCTTCGAGGGCGGTCTGATCCCAATGTACCTTCTTATCGGTGTTTGGGGCGGCGCGAACCGTGTATATGCAAGCTTTAAGTTCTTCTTATATACACTTCTAGGCTCTGTGGTGATGCTTGTTGCTGTGCTCTATATGTTCATTGAAACAGGTACGACTGAAATCCCAGCGCTGATGACACATGGTTTTGATACGGATGTTCAAAACTGGCTGTGGCTTGCGTTCTTCGCTTCATTCGCGGTGAAAATGCCGATGTGGCCGGTTCACACTTGGCTTCCTGATGCACACGTACAGGCACCAACTGGTGGTTCTGTAATCCTTGCGGGTGTTCTTCTGAAAATGGGTGGTTACGGCTTCTTGCGTTTCAGTCTTCCAATGTTCCCTGAAGCGACAGAGCATTTTGCTTGGCTTGTGTTTGCACTATCGATTGTAGCGATTGTTTACACATCACTTGTCGCACTTGTTCAGGAAGATATTAAAAAGCTGATTGCTTATTCTTCTGTTGCTCACATGGGTTTTGTGACAATTGGTATTTTCCTTCTGAATCCAAACGGTATTGAAGGTGCCATCTTCACTATGCTTAGCCACGGTATTGTATCTGGTGCGCTCTTCCTGTGTGTTGGTGTGATTTATGATCGCCTTCATACACGTGAAATCGCTCGTTACGGTGGCCTTGCAATTAATATGAAGATGTATGCTGCTACATTCGTGATCTTCACGATGGCTTCTGTTGGCCTTCCTGGTACAAGCGGTTTTGTGGGTGAATTCCTTGTTCTTAACGGTGCTTATACTGTGAACACTTGGGTGGCCTTCGGTGCAACAACAGGTGTGATCCTGGGGGCTGCTTATATGCTTTACCTCGTTCGCCGTGTTATCTTCGGTGAGCTTGATAAAGACGATGTGAAAGCAATGCCTGATCTAAATCTACGTGAAAAGATCATCATAGCACCGCTAATTGCTATCGTTATTTGGATGGGTGTGTATCCGAACAGCTTCCTTGAGCCAATCCACACATCTGTTAACAGCTTGATTGAAACTCATTTCTCAGCAAACACTGAGCATGCTGCGGCACCTGCGCCGCAGTCTGCTGCACGCTAA
- the mce gene encoding methylmalonyl-CoA epimerase has translation MIGRLNHVAIAVPDLDAAVKQYRDVLGANVSEPLDLPDHGVTTVFVNLPNTKIELLLPLGEDSPIANYLMKNPSGGMHHICYEVEDIMAARDKLVEEGARVLGSGEPKIGAHGKPVLFLHPKDFSGTLVEIEQV, from the coding sequence ATGATTGGACGATTAAATCATGTAGCAATAGCTGTTCCAGATTTGGATGCTGCTGTTAAACAGTACAGAGATGTACTTGGCGCAAATGTTTCAGAACCGCTCGATTTGCCTGATCATGGGGTTACAACGGTTTTTGTAAATTTACCAAATACCAAGATTGAGCTTCTATTGCCGCTTGGCGAAGATAGCCCCATTGCTAATTATCTGATGAAGAACCCTTCAGGTGGCATGCACCATATATGTTATGAGGTGGAAGATATTATGGCTGCACGTGATAAATTGGTGGAAGAGGGCGCTCGTGTTTTGGGATCTGGTGAACCTAAAATTGGAGCACATGGTAAGCCGGTACTATTCCTTCACCCGAAGGATTTCAGTGGAACATTGGTGGAAATTGAACAGGTTTAG
- the proS gene encoding proline--tRNA ligase, which translates to MRLSRYFLPTIKENPSEAQIASHRLMLRAGMIRQGAAGIYSWLPLGLRVLKKIENIVREEQNRAGALEVLMPTIQSSELWEESGRYDDYGKEMLRIEDRHGRNMLFGPTNEEMITDIFRREIHSYKDLPKNLYHIQWKFRDEIRPRFGVMRGREFLMKDAYSFDLTPEEGVNSYNAMFVAYLRTFARLGLKAIPMRADTGPIGGDLSHEFLVIAETGESEVFFHKDFEGMESLVDFPADAEGLQAIVNEWTTPYAATEEMHNEDDCPVEGENLIRGRGIEVGHIFFFGDKYSKPMKASVQGPEGEMLNVQMGSYGVGVSRLVGGIIEACHDENGIVWPEAVAPFKVGLMNLGAKNEECTAFCDALYAELEEAGIEVLFDDTKDGAGAKFKNMDLIGLPWQVAVGPRGLKNGVVELKNRKTGEKEELTKEALLAKFTA; encoded by the coding sequence ATGCGTTTAAGTCGCTATTTTTTGCCGACCATCAAGGAAAACCCTTCTGAGGCTCAAATCGCTTCCCACAGATTAATGCTACGTGCGGGCATGATCCGCCAGGGTGCCGCAGGGATCTATTCTTGGCTGCCTCTGGGCTTACGTGTTCTTAAAAAAATCGAAAATATTGTACGTGAAGAGCAAAACCGCGCCGGCGCTCTTGAAGTGTTGATGCCGACCATCCAGTCCTCAGAACTTTGGGAAGAAAGCGGTCGTTATGATGATTATGGAAAAGAAATGCTCCGCATCGAAGACCGTCATGGCCGCAATATGCTGTTTGGCCCGACAAACGAAGAGATGATCACAGATATCTTCCGCCGTGAAATTCACAGTTATAAAGACCTTCCAAAGAATCTTTATCATATTCAGTGGAAATTCCGTGATGAGATCCGTCCGCGTTTCGGTGTTATGCGTGGTCGTGAATTCCTGATGAAAGATGCCTATAGCTTTGATCTGACACCGGAAGAGGGCGTTAACAGTTATAATGCGATGTTCGTAGCCTATCTGCGTACATTTGCACGGCTCGGACTTAAAGCCATTCCGATGCGTGCGGATACTGGCCCAATTGGCGGTGATCTATCTCATGAGTTTCTCGTGATAGCCGAAACGGGCGAAAGTGAAGTGTTCTTCCATAAAGATTTTGAAGGTATGGAATCTTTGGTTGATTTCCCTGCTGATGCTGAGGGCCTTCAGGCAATTGTGAATGAATGGACGACACCATACGCGGCTACAGAAGAAATGCACAACGAAGATGATTGCCCAGTTGAAGGCGAGAATCTAATCCGCGGTCGCGGTATTGAAGTTGGGCATATCTTTTTCTTCGGCGATAAATACTCCAAGCCTATGAAAGCAAGTGTTCAGGGCCCAGAAGGCGAAATGCTGAACGTGCAGATGGGTTCATACGGCGTTGGTGTATCTCGTCTCGTGGGTGGTATCATTGAAGCATGCCATGATGAAAACGGTATAGTGTGGCCTGAAGCTGTTGCTCCTTTTAAGGTTGGTTTGATGAACCTCGGTGCCAAGAATGAAGAATGTACAGCTTTCTGTGATGCCTTGTATGCAGAACTTGAGGAAGCCGGTATTGAAGTGCTGTTTGATGACACGAAAGACGGTGCAGGCGCCAAGTTTAAGAATATGGACCTTATTGGTTTGCCTTGGCAGGTTGCTGTAGGACCACGCGGCCTTAAAAATGGCGTAGTTGAGCTTAAAAATCGCAAAACAGGTGAAAAAGAAGAGCTTACTAAAGAAGCGCTTCTCGCCAAATTTACAGCGTAG
- the nuoK gene encoding NADH-quinone oxidoreductase subunit NuoK has translation MTIGLGHYLTVAAILFVFGVFGIFLNRKNVIIILMSVELMLLAVNINLVAFSTYLNDLVGQVFAMFVLTVAAAEAAIGLAILVVYFRNRGSIAVEDINQMKG, from the coding sequence ATGACAATTGGGTTAGGACATTATCTGACGGTCGCCGCAATCCTGTTTGTATTCGGGGTTTTCGGTATCTTTCTAAACAGAAAGAACGTCATCATTATTTTGATGTCTGTAGAGCTTATGCTTCTTGCAGTTAACATCAACCTGGTAGCCTTCTCTACATATCTGAATGATTTGGTTGGTCAGGTATTCGCCATGTTCGTTTTGACAGTTGCTGCTGCTGAAGCTGCAATTGGTCTTGCGATCCTTGTAGTTTACTTCCGTAACCGCGGTTCGATTGCGGTTGAAGATATCAACCAGATGAAGGGGTAA
- the nuoL gene encoding NADH-quinone oxidoreductase subunit L, whose protein sequence is MEFAIKTLVFLPLIGFLIAGIFGSKIGDKASQIVTTGLLFISAALSWMVFLDVALDGNKYPVTLFNWVTSGTLSFDWSVSVDALTAVMLVVVNSVSALVHLYSTSYMEEDPHKPRFFAYLSLFTFMMLMLVTSDNLVQMFFGWEGVGVASYLLIGFWFKKPTANAAAIKAFVVNRVGDFGFALGIYATFLLFGSVEFDVIFANVGQYKDATMSFLGHDYHALTVVCLLLFVGAMGKSAQLGLHTWLPDAMEGPTPVSALIHAATMVTAGVFLVARFSPVFVEAPDAMAVVTVVGALTAFFAATVGLVQNDIKRVIAYSTCSQLGYMFVALGVGAFGGGVFHLFTHAFFKALLFLGAGSVIHAMHHEQDMRNMGGLLKKIPFTATVMFIGNLAITGVPLLSGYYSKDLIIEAAFAAHSGVGEFAFFMTVVAALMTSFYSWRLWFMTFLGESRADAHTYDHAHEGPMFQMRFPLAVLAFGAVFAGMTFKEAFIGHDVAGFWNGAVDLSVKVMSHGESLPIMEAAHHVPGAVKLAPMIAMIVGLLLAAWFYARKTDLPQRTAKTFNLLYDFLLNKWYFDELYDFLFVKPSFALGRIFWKRGDEQTIDGFGPNGVSAAVAMVAAKVRKLQTGYVYHYAFAMIVGLAAIVTWFMASGISSGAGH, encoded by the coding sequence ATGGAATTTGCCATTAAAACTCTTGTTTTCTTGCCGCTTATCGGCTTCTTGATTGCTGGTATCTTCGGCTCAAAAATCGGCGATAAAGCCAGCCAGATTGTTACAACTGGTTTGCTCTTTATCTCTGCAGCACTTTCTTGGATGGTGTTCCTGGATGTTGCCCTTGACGGCAACAAATATCCTGTAACGCTATTTAACTGGGTTACATCAGGTACACTTTCCTTTGATTGGTCAGTAAGTGTTGATGCACTCACTGCTGTGATGCTTGTTGTTGTGAACTCAGTTTCTGCACTGGTTCACCTATATTCAACGAGCTACATGGAAGAAGATCCGCACAAACCACGCTTCTTTGCGTATCTGTCGCTCTTCACATTCATGATGTTGATGCTTGTTACATCTGACAACCTGGTTCAAATGTTCTTCGGTTGGGAAGGTGTTGGCGTAGCTTCTTATCTGCTTATTGGTTTCTGGTTTAAGAAACCAACAGCAAATGCAGCTGCTATCAAAGCGTTTGTTGTAAACCGTGTTGGTGACTTTGGTTTTGCACTTGGTATCTACGCAACATTCCTTCTTTTCGGATCAGTAGAATTCGATGTGATCTTCGCGAATGTTGGCCAATATAAAGACGCTACAATGAGCTTCCTAGGCCATGACTATCATGCGCTTACAGTTGTTTGTTTGCTTCTATTTGTTGGTGCAATGGGTAAATCAGCTCAGCTTGGTTTGCACACATGGCTACCTGATGCGATGGAAGGCCCGACACCTGTATCAGCGCTTATTCACGCTGCTACAATGGTAACAGCGGGCGTGTTCCTTGTTGCTCGCTTTAGCCCAGTGTTTGTAGAAGCGCCAGACGCGATGGCTGTTGTAACGGTTGTTGGTGCTCTAACGGCCTTCTTCGCAGCGACTGTTGGCCTTGTTCAGAATGATATTAAACGTGTGATCGCTTATTCAACTTGTTCGCAGCTTGGTTACATGTTTGTGGCACTTGGTGTTGGGGCGTTTGGCGGCGGTGTATTCCACCTCTTCACACACGCTTTTTTCAAGGCACTTCTATTCCTAGGCGCGGGTTCGGTGATCCACGCAATGCACCATGAGCAAGATATGCGCAATATGGGGGGCCTTCTTAAGAAGATCCCATTCACTGCAACAGTTATGTTCATCGGTAATTTGGCTATTACGGGTGTACCGCTTCTATCCGGTTACTATTCAAAAGACCTGATTATTGAAGCAGCGTTCGCAGCACATTCTGGTGTTGGTGAGTTTGCCTTCTTCATGACTGTGGTTGCAGCACTTATGACAAGCTTCTATAGCTGGCGCCTATGGTTCATGACATTCCTTGGTGAAAGCCGCGCGGATGCTCATACATATGATCATGCTCATGAAGGCCCGATGTTCCAGATGCGCTTCCCACTTGCAGTACTTGCCTTTGGTGCAGTATTCGCGGGTATGACGTTTAAAGAAGCGTTTATTGGTCATGACGTAGCTGGTTTCTGGAATGGTGCGGTTGATCTTTCTGTGAAAGTAATGTCTCACGGTGAAAGCCTTCCTATTATGGAAGCAGCTCACCACGTTCCAGGCGCTGTAAAGCTTGCGCCGATGATCGCTATGATTGTTGGGCTTCTGCTTGCTGCATGGTTCTACGCACGTAAAACTGATCTGCCGCAGCGCACTGCAAAAACATTCAACCTGCTTTACGATTTCCTACTTAATAAGTGGTACTTCGATGAGCTGTATGACTTCCTGTTCGTGAAGCCTAGTTTTGCTCTTGGCCGCATCTTCTGGAAACGCGGTGATGAGCAAACCATTGATGGTTTTGGTCCGAACGGTGTGTCTGCTGCGGTTGCAATGGTTGCTGCTAAGGTACGCAAGCTTCAAACCGGATATGTTTATCACTATGCATTTGCCATGATTGTTGGCCTTGCTGCTATCGTGACCTGGTTTATGGCCAGCGGCATAAGCAGCGGCGCCGGGCATTAA